The Dietzia sp. ANT_WB102 region GAACGTGCTCCACGAGTTCATAGCGCTGGAGGCGGAGCATCTTCCGGTCCACCACGATGACGATCCATCCAGCCGCTTGCAGACGGTTGCGTCGGTATCTGTCCTTGGACTGCTGGGCGGGATCATCGTGGTGGGCGCCGTCGTACTCGACGGCAATTCTCGCCACCGGATCGGCGAGGTCGAGGCGGTATCCGAGTTCACGCACCTCGACCTGGGGAACGAACGACGTGAAGCCTGCGTCTCGTAGGAGCAGCCGGGTCTCCGTCTCACGCGGGGACTCGCTTCTGGGATGGGCGTCGGAAAGCACTCGTCTGGCGCGGGCGACCCCCCATACGCCGCTGCTCTCGGCGACGTCCTCCTCTAGCTCTCGCCGGGAGAATCCTCGCCGATAGAACTCCTCGACGGCCAAAACCCCGCTCAGGTGATCGCTGAATCGGGCGAGGTCGAATGCAGTCCGGCGACGAGAGGTGACTCGGACCCCTCGCCGAACTTCGATCGCCGATGGAGGAATGCGGTACCGCCGCACACGGAGACCGCTGCGGGTCCTGCCAATGGGGCCGACGCACAGTTCGGGCACCGCGCCGTCAGGAGGAGCGATGCCGTGCAGGACCGCCGCCGACCAGCCGGTGAGTACCGCATCCGGATAGAGGCGGGAATATGCGACCGAGAGTGTCTCGAAGTCGATCGGATGGCGGGCCGGTAGCCACAACTCGTCTGCGATCTTGATGAACTCCCGCTCGCGGCGGCGCCGGGGCAGAGCGGCGAGCTCTGTGCTGAGTCGAGCGTGGGAGAGCACGGGGTGCAGGGGTCCTCGGTAGCGTCTCGTCATGCGTCTCAGCATGCGTTGCGTGGGAAGTGCGCACTCGTCGACCGGGGTGGCGAGACGACTCGGCTGTGGAGGGCTCGGCAAGGTGTGAAAATCAGCGACCAGTCTCACGGTCGCGCCTCGTCTGCCCGGGTGTAGCACCCAGGTGCGCGCCGAGAGTGGTCACGAGGGGACGCGCACCCGGGCATTTTCCGTGCAGGGAGCACGCGCAAGTCGGAGTGTGGACGTTGCTGGACGGGGCGGAGCAGCCCGTGACATCCGAGCCGGGCTGGACGAGCGCGTTCGATGAGTCTCGCCGAACCTGGTGTCTTCGGCAGGTGCGCCTCCAGAGTGGTCCGAACCGGGCGCGCACCTGACCGGAATCCGTACCAAGAGGACACGCAAGTCGAAGAGCGTGCGGGCGCGGCGGTCGCGGCGCGGCGGGCGCGGCGCGGCGGGTGCGGCGGGCCGCGGTTCAGCGGGGGCGGTCCGGCTGGACCCGGAGCGCCTGCAGCGACGTGGCCAGACCGTCGTACTGCACCACCAATTGCACCAGCCCCACCAGCTCGGACGGGTTAAGGTGCGACGCCAGCTCTGCCCAGGTGTCGTCCGTGACGTCCTTGGCCTGCACCAGCTCGTCGACGGCGGTCAACAGCACCCGCAGCCGGTTCGGCCACCCGGCGGTGGCGGGGTCGGCGGTGGTGCGGGTGATCTCGTCGTCGTCGAGACCCACGGCCGCCCCGAT contains the following coding sequences:
- a CDS encoding DUF559 domain-containing protein: MTRRYRGPLHPVLSHARLSTELAALPRRRREREFIKIADELWLPARHPIDFETLSVAYSRLYPDAVLTGWSAAVLHGIAPPDGAVPELCVGPIGRTRSGLRVRRYRIPPSAIEVRRGVRVTSRRRTAFDLARFSDHLSGVLAVEEFYRRGFSRRELEEDVAESSGVWGVARARRVLSDAHPRSESPRETETRLLLRDAGFTSFVPQVEVRELGYRLDLADPVARIAVEYDGAHHDDPAQQSKDRYRRNRLQAAGWIVIVVDRKMLRLQRYELVEHVRAAYARRAAGWAA